Proteins encoded together in one Solanum lycopersicum chromosome 7, SLM_r2.1 window:
- the LOC101256013 gene encoding uncharacterized protein, which translates to MFKRENRMLKQRNNAQSIQMPVITMFFVLICVLVWVLCRETGEKSDSLSGLVKENLSSFSFSVKLDPTVEFRNETDLIWQIPDSPKAILFLAHGCNGKAANFWDRSPKCPNCVGLPEERLIVLNALARRFAVLAVSSAGRCWSIEEERLIVKDIIEWWVVKQKVQSLPIVALGASSGGYFVSVLATDLRFSSITIMIAEGVFDRMDIPKSYPPTLFVHMPKDKRRSVRIARYLTLLQGKGIDVAEVKCMEFALSPNLLSDRIPGLDLATSVKLYSLFQEKDFVDTKGFMRNDGRTIQWKEALKEREIILPDKSIANHIQEEMNLAFAYHEMTSLQSEQIFNWFETHMS; encoded by the coding sequence ATGTTCAAACGCGAAAACAGGATGCTGAAGCAAAGAAATAATGCCCAGAGTATACAAATGCCTGTTATTACtatgttttttgttttgatttgtgTTCTAGTTTGGGTTTTGTGTAGGGAAACTGGAGAAAAATCTGATTCGTTGTCTGGTTTAGTTAAGGAAAATTTGAGTAGTTTTAGCTTTTCGGTTAAGTTAGACCCGACTGTGGAGTTCAGAAATGAAACAGATTTAATATGGCAAATACCGGACTCACCCAAGGCAATTCTGTTTCTGGCACATGGTTGTAATGGTAAAGCGGCGAACTTTTGGGACAGATCACCTAAGTGTCCGAATTGTGTGGGTTTACCTGAAGAAAGGCTTATCGTCCTTAATGCCTTAGCTAGGAGATTTGCTGTTCTTGCGGTGTCTAGTGCTGGGAGGTGCTGGTCGATCGAAGAGGAAAGGTTGATCGTTAAAGATATTATCGAATGGTGGGTTGTGAAACAAAAGGTTCAAAGTCTGCCTATTGTAGCTTTGGGTGCTTCATCTGGTGGATATTTTGTTTCAGTCCTTGCAACTGATTTAAGATTCAGTAGCATAACAATAATGATTGCTGAGGGAGTGTTTGATCGAATGGACATTCCGAAGAGTTACCCTCCTACTCTTTTTGTGCACATGCCCAAAGATAAAAGGAGAAGTGTGAGAATAGCCAGATACTTGACACTCCTGCAGGGTAAAGGCATTGATGTTGCAGAGGTCAAATGCATGGAGTTTGCATTGTCACCTAATCTATTATCTGATAGGATTCCTGGTCTTGATCTAGCTACCTCTGTGAAGTTGTATAGTCTGTTCCAGGAAAAGGATTTTGTTGATACAAAAGGTTTCATGAGAAATGACGGGCGTACAATACAATGGAAGGAAGCTCTCAAAGAGAGAGAGATTATTCTCCCTGACAAGTCCATAGCAAATCACATTCAAGAAGAAATGAACCTTGCGTTTGCTTATCATGAAATGACCAGTTTGCAGTCTGAGCAAATCTTTAACTGGTTTGAAACTCATATGAGCTGA
- the LOC101255712 gene encoding protodermal factor 1 → MAKQRSNQSSRILWAAFAALLLQNLVIPVVSFASFEEEKNYYTPDPHTGSPPTGSSTPPYHATPSHGSSSHESKPPANCGNPPKGGQHHDPTPASPSGGYYPHPPSTPTPTPSTPSTPTIVTPPTTPIIDPGTPSTPATPTPSPPFTCDYWRTHPGLIWGLFGWWGNVGSAFGVASAPGLGSNMNLLQALSNQHTDGFGQLYREGTASLLNSMVSKRFSYSTTQVKNNFATALSSDGAAAAQAQLFKLANQGRLKPRA, encoded by the exons ATGGCAAAACAGAGAAGCAACCAGAGTTCTCGAATTCTGTGGGCCGCATTTGCTGCACTGCTCTTGCAGAATTTGGTCATTCCCGTCGTGTCTTTTGCTTCAtttgaagaagagaaaaactACTACACACCTGATCCACATACTGGAAGTCCACCAACAG GTTCAAGCACACCACCCTATCATGCAACTCCATCTCATGGAAGCAGTAGCCATGAAAGCAAACCACCAGCAAACTGTGGCAACCCTCCAAAAGGAGGGCAGCATCATGACCCTACCCCAGCTTCTCCTTCAGGTGGCTACTATCCCCACCCTCCAAGTACACCTACACCTACACCTAGTACCCCATCCACACCCACTATTGTAACCCCACCAACTACTCCTATCATTGACCCTGGCACTCCAAGCACTCCTGCTACCCCAACACCATCACCTCCTTTTACATGCGA TTACTGGAGGACTCACCCAGGACTGATATGGGGCTTGTTTGGTTGGTGGGGAAATGTTGGTAGTGCATTTGGCGTGGCTAGTGCTCCAGGGCTCGGCTCAAACATGAACTTGCTGCAAGCACTTTCAAACCAACATACCGATGGATTTGGGCAACTCTACAGGGAAGGCACAGCTTCTTTGCTGAACTCCATGGTTAGCAAGAGGTTCAGTTACAGCACCACCCAAGTCAAGAACAATTTTGCTACAGCACTCAGCTCAGACGGCGCTGCAGCAGCTCAGGCTCAGTTGTTCAAGTTAGCCAACCAGGGTCGGCTCAAGCCCAGAGCTTGA
- the LOC101250525 gene encoding taxadiene 5-alpha hydroxylase, with product MAIDMNFPLSNFTLLLSSIFFIIFFSLLLKQYYKNVHKNHITKKKLPPGEMGLPWLGETIEFYKSQKKNKLFEEFVEPRIEKYGKTFKTRLMGEPTIVVCGAKANMFFMSNEFKLVISSWPTSSVELMGKNSIMEKKGDIHRFLRGIISSSLTSTSLDNMVPKICNTIQSHLYINCTSHGQVDRTIKLYHLTKSLTFKIVFECFLGIVVKPGLLETFEGVLEGAFSPPFKFPGSKFSRATSARTKVQKFLVEVIREKRNEIEFGRVQNEERKLDESLLSRLVKAMIRGEVSEDEVVDNVVLLVFAAHDTTSFAIAMTFRMLAQHPTCYSLLLQEHANIMSNKRLDEGLSLEDTKKMKYTWQVARESMRLFPPIFGSFRKAIADIEFDGFTIPKGWKVLWTTYGTHNSPEYFKEPQNFDPSRFEEPVQPYAFIPFGGGPRLCAGYQLAKLNILIFVHYVVTKYNWSLVDHDEPIVMDPLPFPSKGMPIKISPKF from the exons ATGGCTATAGATATGAACTTTCCTCTTTCTAATTTcaccttattattatcatcaatctttttcataattttcttttcccttttattgAAACAATATTACAAAAATGTCCACAAAAATCATATTACCAAGAAAAAACTCCCACCAGGAGAAATGGGGCTACCATGGCTAGGTGAAACCATAGAATTTTACAAATctcaaaaaaagaacaaattattCGAAGAATTCGTCGAGCCGCGTATCGAAAAATATGGGAAAACATTCAAAACAAGACTCATGGGTGAACCAACAATAGTTGTATGTGGAGCAAAAGCCAATATGTTCTTCATGTCTAATGAATTTAAATTGGTCATAAGTTCTTGGCCTACTTCATCAGTTGAACTTATgggaaaaaattcaattatgGAGAAAAAAGGCGATATACATCGATTCCTACGTGGCATAATTTCATCAAGTCTAACATCTACTAGTCTAGATAACATGGTGCCCAAAATTTGTAACACAATTCAATCACATTTGTACATAAATTGTACTAGTCATGGTCAAGTAGACCGGACGATTAAACTCTATCATCTTACTAAATCTTTGACGTTTAAAATAGTATTTGAGTGTTTTTTAGGGATCGTGGTGAAACCAGGGTTACTTGAAACTTTTGAAGGAGTCTTAGAAGGGGCTTTTTCGCCACCTTTTAAGTTTCCAGGGTCAAAATTTTCGAGGGCTACAAGTGCAAGGACGAAAGTGCAAAAATTTCTTGTTGAGGTTATTAGGGAGAAGAGAAATGAGATTGAATTTGGGCGGGTTCAAAATGAAGAAAGGAAATTAGACGAGTCATTGCTTTCGCGATTAGTGAAAGCAATGATTCGCGGTGAAGTTAGTGAAGATGAAGTTGTTGATAATGTAGTTTTGTTAGTGTTTGCTGCACATGATACAACTTCTTTTGCTATTGCTATGACATTTAGGATGTTAGCTCAACATCCCACTTGCTATTCTCTCCTCCTTCAAG AACATGCTAATATAATGAGCAACAAAAGACTAGATGAGGGACTATCTTTGGAagacacaaaaaaaatgaaatatacatGGCAAGTTGCTAGGGAAAGTATGAGGCTTTTTCCTCCTATATTTGGTTCATTTAGAAAAGCAATTGCTGACATTGAATTTGATGGATTCACAATTCCAAAAGGTTGGAAG GTATTGTGGACAACATATGGTACACATAATAGTCCAGAGTATTTTAAAGAGCCTCAAAATTTTGATCCAAGTAGATTTGAAGAGCCTGTTCAACCATATGCATTTATACCATTTGGAGGAGGTCCAAGATTGTGTGCTGGGTACCAATTGGCAAAGTTAAATATTCTTATATTTGTTCATTATGTTGTGACAAAATATAACTGGTCTTTGGTAGATCATGATGAACCAATTGTCATGGATCCACTTCCTTTCCCTTCTAAAGGGATGCCAATTAAAATTTCTCCCAAGTTTTAA